agccttgaaaatggctggaaattagagaaaataagaggaagtgttgctgaaaattttttccgCAGGAGActttgagcagtcttgggaaatctgttatatcttggtgtagaaaaatccaaattgagttccatttgttgcatttgaaactagactcatagctcTTTTAACCATGTAAAAATCAGGGGTTCGttcaactcctataaatactagcaAATTTACAAAGTTTCTTGAAAAACCATGACTGTTCTGTTTTGCACATGAGACAGTAGTGATTTTGaactgaaaatttgactaacctatgagttgaatttcatgaagatatCTTCCAAAGTCTATTAGTACTTCGAGTCTTTTTTCTAATggtgtaagttttgtgattttttgacctaCGGAACTGAAGTTAtactttttcaaagaatgtcgccaaagctgaaaaattttgtcaaatgaattgagtggaacttggaaaactttgagaaaacttttTCTAGGTCCTAAACTTtaattggtgtgattttgtggcATTAAGCAAGTGTACTTAATAGCCCTAGAATGCACTTGGACATTCTCAATTGGCTTTCAAGTTTGTCTTtaagttttgtgttttgaggGGCCGATTTTTGATAGGCGTATGGCTCATGATTAAGGCTAAAGTGATCACCTTATTAACCTAAGTTCTGAATGATTGGACCATGACATCTTGTCTTGGTTACTTTTAGGATTTAACGGTAGGAACGAGCACGATCCGGAGTCGAACGTTGAGTTTTGGTCTACTTTaaaaggtgagtgttccttgcatgtatatgctttaaatgactatgtgaaatgttgtgaaTGTTGCAAGAATGTTAAATgcctttcaatgattgctaaatggattttcgatgagcgagtatgtactttattgCATTCGACccaagcaaaagtgaattttcaatgattgaatgctacttgtggatgaatgtaagccttttggctgaattgggcccttgcccttcgttgccagtcgactcgagccagaagcagatTCGGTTgggcggctggtgaccctgggaaaattttggtatacttgagtattatcACGAAGTCCGGTGGAGAACTGgtcagtgaattcaatgcaatgaaatcaatgaatgaatgacatgaacactgaaggagttttcacttataaatgttttctaatgtttgagggataaggaaaatgattggtgaatgaatgaatgaatgacttgaatgaatCGCTTCaagtgagcatgtatcctttcaatgaatgaatgattgattctTGAATGACTGCTTATTACTGTGCCAAGTATGCAAAGTGCTAAGTGTAAATGTTCCtgtgtttacttgcttgtttgcttgtttgggaacctcactgagtttgagctcatcccattagtttgttttccttataggtgTGGAGACTGGAGCAAGTAGCCATGAACTAGTGTATAAAATCTCTCGTACTTGTATTTTTGTAGATGAGatgtatttgaaatatttagAAATATAATCCTATGTTTTACTCTTGGATTTtaaattaagtttgaattgttggTTGGAAATGGAACTTTTATGTTAATTTCGAGGCTTCAAAGGCTATTTCAAGAACGTTAGTGAATGAGttctagcgagagttgggcaggcgatccgcctaacccttgggtacgccctagggggaggtagggtcgtcacaATACAAGGTGCTAGAATTCGAGAGTTTGAAACTTCTATTTTCGAGAAACAAGAGCGGACTAATGCTTTTCGAGAACAAGTGCAAGAGGTCAATGATCGCCTCGTTTGGGTGGTGAACGAAGTGAAGGACCGAACGGAGAATATCTTGACTGAGTGTGGAGTACTCGTGGAAGAAGTGGTACACGTGAACCTACCCAATGAAGGTCAAGGGCATGTAGCCCTAATGAATCTGAACTAGAACTCGAGAAAGGGCAAGCTGCGCTTGAGGGAGAAGTGGAATCGATGTTTGGTGATAAATTAAGATAGAGACTTAGGACTTGTGATTTTGTACAAGGTAGTTAGGGTGTACAAGATGAGGTCGGTTACGAGAATGCAAAGTGAAAGAATTCGAGAAATGGATATGGAATTGATAGCCGAACAGGAAAGGACCAATAATTTGAGAGAGAAGTTACAAGCGACTAACAATCATTTGGAAGGAATGGTAAGGTAGATAAGTGACCGAACTAAGGGGATTCTAGCTCAATTTGAAGTTTTGATAGAAGAGGTTGTGGGAGAGAATTTAAATGGGGAAGGTCAGGGTGTAGAAGTTCCTAGAGTTGTAGGTGAAGTCGAACCGGCAGAGGAAGATCTTGAGAAGGATCTAGAGAAAGAGGAACCCATGGTAGAAGAATCAGAAGAAGAAGTTGGGTCCAATGAAACTGTCCAAGACTAGACCAATGGAGTCTTAAGTTGAACTTAAAAACTGAGGGTTGAGTTATTAGCTATGTTTGCTATGATAATTTCACTATATTGTTGAACTGTTTCTCTTTTATGTTTGTTTGAACTAAAGTTAAACTGAAGTTTATGATTTTGTTTGTTGAGTATTTCATGTATTTGTGAATTGTTTGGTTTCTTTAAATATGTTTGAAGTTGATATGTATTGTAACTTACAATTTTGTGGAATGTAACCTAATGATTTTGTGCTTATTTTGTTACAATGTTGTGTGAGTTACAAgcattttggattgaaattaCTTAGCAACTTATGTATACGTAGTTAATTACCAATTATTTATACATAGATTGACAGTGAGATATGGAAGCCGGGCTACGACGATGAGGCCGTAGACCTAGGCAACCCCAAGAACAAGGGGAAGAGCGAGAATCTGCGATCGATCAAAACCAGGAATAGGGGGCCAACATAGGTGACCCAATAGCTACTGTCTTAAATCGGATGACAGACCTTCTAGAGCGTTTAGCACCCCAACAGGATCAAGGGCCTAGGACTGCAAATCAACCTTGGGATCGGGAAGTAGGAGAGAATCAGGCCCTAGAAAGATTTCTAAAATTTTACCCACTTAAGTTCTTCGGGGGCTCTGACTCAGAAGCTGCTGAAAACTAGTTGGAAAACATGGTTAATATTTTTGAAGCTTTGAGATACTCGGAGGAAAGACAAGTAATCTTCGCagtgttccaatttgagggagtgacTCAATCTTGGTGGAACATTATTCGACCTAAatgggagagggagagagtgcgTTGGACTTGGATGAATTTTACTAGagagtttaatgaaaaatttgTAACCCAAATAATCCAGCAAAGGAGGGAAAATGAGTTTATAAGGCTTCAACAGGGAATGATGAGTGTTGCTGATTATGAGCCTCAGTTCACTAAGTTGTCGAAATTCGCTCCTGAACTGGTTGTCATAGAGCAAAAGAGGAAGAGACGATTTATACAAAGGTTGAACTTGGAGATACAAGAAGCCTTAGCTGTTGCGCAGATAAACACTTTTGGGGAGGCTCTTAAGAGAGCTCAAAGGGTAGACAGTGCCAAGTCTTAATTGAGAGCCTTCCAAACTAGAAAAAAAGGTACACTCAGTGGTAATCTTGGAAAACCTAGAAAAATGCACTACCCTCTAAATCCAATAGAGAAGTGGGTGGAATGAGATTTGCCCCTATTCCACCTCTGTCGCAATGAAAATCTGAAGGAGCTTCGTCTGGAAGAGCTCAATTAGGAAGAGAGCAATATGGAGGCATACCTCGAGAAGGCCAGGTAGTGGTAACTCGCCTATTTTGTGGTTACTGCGGGAAGGCAAATCACTCTGAAAGTAATTATTGGGTAAGGGGTGAAAATATTTGGTTTGTGGCAATGTTTAAATTTGCCACGGGTAAAAGATTGACAGAGTGATTGTTTACCTTTATTGAATTTGATAACCTAAAATTGCAGTGTTTAGtgaatgttttattttgtaatATGATACTTGATCCCTTTGAACCTCACTGAACTCTAACTCAACCTCTTAgtattgttttccttacaggagttgaAGTTGGAAGAAATCTTGAGTAGAGNNNNNNNNNNNNNNNNNNNNNNNNNNNNNNNNNNNNNNNNNNNNNNNNNNNNNNNNNNNNNNNNNNNNNNNNNNNNNNNNNNNNNNNNNNNNNNNNNNNNNNNNNNNNNNNNNNNNNNNNNNNNNNNNNNNNNNNNNNNNNNNNNNNNNNNNNNNNNNNNNNNNNNNNNNNNNNNNNNNNNNNNNNNNNNNNNNNNNNNNNNNNNNNNNNNNNNNNNNNNNNNNNNNNNNNNNNNNNNNNNNNNNNNNNNNNNNNNNNNNNNNNNNNNNNNNNNNNNNNNNNNNNNNNNNNNNNNNNNNNNNNNNNNNNNNNNNNNNNNNNNNNNNNNNNNNNNNNNNNNNNNNNNNNNNNNNNNNNNNNNNNNNNNNNNNNNNNNNNNNNNNNNNNNNNNNNNNNNNNNNNNNNNNNNNNNNNNNNNNNNNNNNNNNNNNNNNNNNNNNNNNNNNNNNNNNNNNNNNNNNNNNNNNNNNNNNNNNNNNNNNNNNNNNNNNNNNNNNNNNNNNNNNNNNNNNNNNNNNNNNNNNNNNNNNNNNNNNNNNNNNNNNNNNNNNNNNNNNNNNNNNNNNNNNNNNNNNNNNNNNNNNNNNNNNNNNNNNNNNNNNNNNNNNNNNNNNNNNNNNNNNNNNNNNNNNNNNNNNNNNNNNNNNNNNNNNNNNNNNNNNNNNNNNNNNNNNNNNNNNNNNNNNNNNNNNNNNNNNNNNNNNNNNNNNNNNNNNNNNNNNNNNNNNNNNNNNNNNNNNNNNNNNNNNNNNNNNNNNNNNNNNNNNNNNNNNNNNNNNNNNNNNNNNNNNNNNNNNNNNNNNNNNNNNNNNNNNNNNNNNNNNNNNNNNNNNNNNNNNNNNNNNNNNNNNNNNNNNNNNNNNNNNNNNNNNNNNNNNNNNNNNNNNNNNNNNNNNNNNNNNNNNNNNNNNNNNNNNNNNNNNNNNNNNNNNNNNNNNNNNNNNNNNNNNNNNNNNNNNNNNNNNNNNNNNNNNNNNNNNNNNNNNNNNNNNNNNNNNNNNNNNNNNNNNNNNNNNNNNNNNNNNNNNNNNNNNNNNNNNNNNNNNNNNNNNNNNNNNNNNNNNNNNNNNNNNNNNNNNNNNNNNNNNNNNNNNNNNNNNNNNNNNNNNNNNNNNNNNNNNNNNNNNNNNNNNNNNNNNNNNNNNNNNNNNNNNNNNNNNNNNNNNNNNNNNNNNNNNNNNNNNNNNNNNNNNNNNNNNNNNNNNNNNNNNNNNNNNNNNNNNNNNNNNNNNNNNNNNNNNNNNNNNNNNNNNNNNNNNNNNNNNNNNNNNNNNNNNNNNNNNNNNNNNNNNNNNNNNNNNNNNNNNNNNNNNNNNNNNNNNNNNNNNNNNNNNNNNNNNNNNNNNNNNNNNNNNNNNNNNNNNNNNNNNNNNNNNNNNNNNNNNNNNNNNNNNNNNNNNNNNNNNNNNNNNNNNNNNNNNNNNNNNNNNNNNNNNNNNNNNNNNNNNNNNNNNNNNNNNNNNNNNNNNNNNNNNNNNNNNNNNNNNNNNNNNNNNNNNNNNNNNNNNNNNNNNNNNNNNNNNNNNNNNNNNNNNNNNNNNNNNNNNNNNNNNNNNNNNNNNNNNNNNNNNNNNNNNNNNNNNNNNNNNNNNNNNNNNNNNNNNNNNNNNNNNNNNNNNNNNNNNNNNNNNNNNNNNNNNNNNNNNNNNNNNNNNNNNNNNNNNNNNNNNNNNNNNNNNNNNNNNNNNNNNNNNNNNNNNNNNNNNNNNNNNNNNNNNNNNNNNNNNNNNNNNNNNNNNNNNNNNNNNNNNNNNNNNNNNNNNNNNNNNNNNNNNNNNNNNNNNNNNNNNNNNNNNNNNNNNNNNNNNNNNNNNNNNNNNNNNNNNNNNNNNNNNNNNNNNNNNNNNNNNNNNNNNNNNNNNNNNNNNNNNNNNNNNNNNNNNNNNNNNNNNNNNNNNNNNNNNNNNNNNNNNNNNNNNNNNNNNNNNNNNNNNNNNNNNNNNNNNNNNNNNNNNNNNNNNNNNNNNNNNNNNNNNNNNNNNNNNNNNNNNNNNNNNNNNNNNNNNNNNNNNNNNNNNNNNNNNNNNNNNNNNNNNNNNNNNNNNNNNNNNNNNNNNNNNNNNNNNNNNNNNNNNNNNNNNNNNNNNNNNNNNNNNNNNNNNNNNNNNNNNNNNNNNNNNNNNNNNNNNNNNNNNNNNNNNNNNNNNNNNNNNNNNNNNNNNNNNNNNNNNNNNNNNNNNNNNNNNNNNNNNNNNNNNNNNNNNNNNNNNNNNNNNNNNNNNNNNNNNNNNNNNNNNNNNNNNNNNNNNNNNNNNNNNNNNNNNNNNNNNNNNNNNNNNNNNNNNNNNNNNNNNNNNNNNNNNNNNNNNNNNNNNNNNNNNNNNNNNNNNNNNNNNNNNNNNNNNNNNNNNNNNNNNNNNNNNNNNNNNNNNNNNNNNNNNNNNNNNNNNNNNNNNNNNNNNNNNNNNNNNNNNNNNNNNNNNNNNNNNNNNNNNNNNNNNNNNNNNNNNNNNNNNNNNNNNNNNNNNNNNNNNNNNNNNNNNNNNNNNNNNNNNNNNNNNNNNNNNNNNNNNNNNNNNNNNNNNNNNNNNNNNNNNNNNNNNNNNNNNNNNNNNNNNNNNNNNNNNNNNNNNNNNNNNNNNNNNNNNNNNNNNNNNNNNNNNNNNNNNNNNNNNNNNNNNNNNNNNNNNNNNNNNNNNNNNNNNNNNNNNNNNNNNNNNNNNNNNNNNNNNNNNNNNNNNNNNNNNNNNNNNNNNNNNNNNNNNNNNNNNNNNNNNNNNNNNNNNNNNNNNNNNNNNNNNNNNNNNNNNNNNNNNNNNNNNNNNNNNNNNNNNNNNNNNNNNNNNNNNNNNNNNNNNNNNNNNNNNNNNNNNNNNNNNNNNNNNNNNNNNNNNNNNNNNNNNNNNNNNNNNNNNNNNNNNNNNNNNNNNNNNNNNNNNNNNNNNNNNNNNNNNNNNNNNNNNNNNNNNNNNNNNNNNNNNNNNNNNNNNNNNNNNNNNNNNNNNNNNNNNNNNNNNNNNNNNNNNNNNNNNNNNNNNNNNNNNNNNNNNNNNNNNNNNNNNNNNNNNNNNNNNNNNNNNNNNNNNNNNNNNNNNNNNNNNNNNNNNNNNNNNNNNNNNNNNNNNNNNNNNNNNNNNNNNNNNNNNNNNNNNNNNNNNNNNNNNNNNNNNNNNNNNNNNNNNNNNNNNNNNNNNNNNNNNNNNNNNNNNNNNNNNNNNNNNNNNNNNNNNNNNNNNNNNNNNNNNNNNNNNNNNNNNNNNNNNNNNNNNNNNNNNNNNNNNNNNNNNNNNNNNNNNNNNNNNNNNNNNNNNNNNNNNNNNNNNNNNNNNNNNNNNNNNNNNNNNNNNNNNNNNNNNNNNNNNNNNNNNNNNNNNNNNNNNNNNNNNNNNNNNNNNNNNNNNNNNNNNNNNNNNNNNNNNNNNNNNNNNNNNNNNNNNNNNNNNNNNNNNNNNNNNNNNNNNNNNNNNNNNNNNNNNNNNNNNNNNNNNNNNNNNNNNNNNNNNNNNNNNNNNNNNNNNNNNNNNNNNNNNNNNNNNNNNNNNNNNNNNNNNNNNNNNNNNNNNNNNNNNNNNNNNNNNNNNNNNNNNNNNNNNNNNNNNNNNNNNNNNNNNNNNNNNNNNNNNNNNNNNNNNNNNNNNNNNNNNNNNNNNNNNNNNNNNNNNNNNNNNNNNNNNNNNNNNNNNNNNNNNNNNNNNNNNNNNNNNNNNNNNNNNNNNNNNNNNNNNNNNNNNNNNNNNNNNNNNNNNNNNNNNNNNNNNNNNNNNNNNNNNNNNNNNNNNNNNNNNNNNNNNNNNNNNNNNNNNNNNNNNNNNNNNNNNNNNNNNNNNNNNNNNNNNNNNNNNNNNNNNNNNNNNNNNNNNNNNNNNNNNNNNNNNNNNNNNNNNNNNNNNNNNNNNNNNNNNNNNNNNNNNNNNNNNNNNNNNNNNNNNNNNNNNNNNNNNNNNNNNNNNNNNNNNNNNNNNNNNNNNNNNNNNNNNNNNNNNNNNNNNNNNNNNNNNNNNNNNNNNNNNNNNNNNNNNNNNNNNNNNNNNNNNNNNNNNNNNNNNNNNNNNNNNNNNNNNNNNNNNNNNNNNNNNNNNNNNNNNNNNNNNNNNNNNNNNNNNNNNNNNNNNNNNNNNNNNNNNNNNNNNNNNNNNNNNNNNNNNNNNNNNNNNNNNNNNNNNNNNNNNNNNNNNNNNNNNNNNNNNNNNNNNNNNNNNNNNNNNNNNNNNNNNNNNNNNNNNNNNNNNNNNNNNNNNNNNNNNNNNNNNNNNNNNNNNNNNNNNNNNNNNNNNNNNNNNNNNNNNNNNNNNNNNNNNNNNNNNNNNNNNNNNNNNNNNNNNNNNNNNNNNNNNNNNNNNNNNNNNNNNNNNNNNNNNNNNNNNNNNNNNNNNNNNNNNNNNNNNNNNNNNNNNNNNNNNNNNNNNNNNNNNNNNNNNNNNNNNNNNNNNNNNNNNNNNNNNNNNNNNNNNNNNNNNNNNNNNNNNNNNNNNNNNNNNNNNNNNNNNNNNNNNNNNNNNNNNNNNNNNNNNNNNNNNNNNNNNNNNNNNNNNNNNNNNNNNNNNNNNNNNNNNNNNNNNNNNNNNNNNNNNNNNNNNNNNNNNNNNNNNNNNNNNNNNNNNNNNNNNNNNNNNNNNNNNNNNNNNNNNNNNNNNNNNNNNNNNNNNNNNNNNNNNNNNNNNNNNNNNNNNNNNNNNNNNNNNNNNNNNNNNNNNNNNNNNNNNNNNNNNNNNNNNNNNNNNNNNNNNNNNNNNNNNNNNNNNNNNNNNNNNNNNNNNNNNNNNNNNNNNNNNNNNNNNNNNNNNNNNNNNNNNNNNNNNNNNNNNNNNNNNNNNNNNNNNNNNNNNNNNNNNNNNNNNNNNNNNNNNNNNNNNNNNNNNNNNNNNNNNNNNNNNNNNNNNNNNNNNNNNNNNNNNNNNNNNNNNNNNNNNNNNNNNNNNNNNNNNNNNNNNNNNNNNNNNNNNNNNNNNNNNNNNNNNNNNNNNNNNNNNNNNNNNNNNNNNNNNNNNNNNNNNNNNNNNNNNNNNNNNNNNNNNNNNNNNNNNNNNNNNNNNNNNNNNNNNNNNNNNNNNNNNNNNNNNNNNNNNNNNNNNNNNNNNNNNNNNNNNNNNNNNNNNNNNNNNNNNNNNNNNNNNNNNNNNNNNNNNNNNNNNNNNNNNNNNNNNNNNNNNNNNNNNNNNNNNNNNNNNNNNNNNNNNNNNNNNNNNNNNNNNNNNNNNNNNNNNNNNNNNNNNNNNNNNNNNNNNNNNNNNNNNNNNNNNNNNNNNNNNNNNNNNNNNNNNNNNNNNNNNNNNNNNNNNNNNNNNNNNNNNNNNNNNNNNNNNNNNNNNNNNNNNNNNNNNNNNNNNNNNNNNNNNNNNNNNNNNNNNNNNNNNNNNNNNNNNNNNNNNNNNNNNNNNNNNNNNNNNNNNNNNNNNNNNNNNNNNNNNNNNNNNNNNNNNNNNNNNNNNNNNNNNNNNNNNNNNNNNNNNNNNNNNNNNNNNNNNNNNNNNNNNNNNNNNNNNNNNNNNNNNNNNNNNNNNNNNNNNNNNNNNNNNNNNNNNNNNNNNNNNNNNNNNNNNNNNNNNNNNNNNNNNNNNNNNNNNNNNNNNNNNNNNNNNNNNNNNNNNNNNNNNNNNNNNNNNNNNNNNNNNNNNNNNNNNNNNNNNNNNNNNNNNNNNNNNNNNNNNNNNNNNNNNNNNNNNNNNNNNNNNNNNNNNNNNNNNNNNNNNNNNNNNNNNNNNNNNNNNNNNNNNNNNNNNNNNNNNNNNNNNNNNNNNNNNNNNNNNNNNNNNNNNNNNNNNNNNNNNNNNNNNNNNNNNNNNNNNNNNNNNNNNNNNNNNNNNNNNNNNNNNNNNNNNNNNNNNNNNNNNNNNNNNNNNNNNNNNNNNNNNNNNNNNNNNNNNNNNNNNNNNNNNNNNNNNNNNNNNNNNNNNNNNNNNNNNNNNNNNNNNNNNNNNNNNNNNNNNNNNNNNNNNNNNNNNNNNNNNNNNNNNNNNNNNNNNNNNNNNNNNNNNNNNNNNNNNNNNNNNNNNNNNNNNNNNNNNNNNNNNNNNNNNNNNNNNNNNNNNNNNNNNNNNNNNNNNNNNNNNNNNNNNNNNNNNNNNNNNNNNNNNNNNNNNNNNNNNNNNNNNNNNNNNNNNNNNNNNNNNNNNNNNNNNNNNNNNNNNNNNNNNNNNNNNNNNNNNNNNNNNNNNNNNNNNNNNNNNNNNNNNNNNNNNNNNNNNNNNNNNNNNNNNNNNNNNNNNNNNNNNNNNNNNNNNNNNNNNNNNNNNNNNNNNNNNNNNNNNNNNNNNNNNNNNNNNNNNNNNNNNNNNNNNNNNNNNNNNNNNNNNNNNNNNNNNNNNNNNNNNNNNNNNNNNNNNNNNNNNNNNNNNNNNNNNNNNNNNNNNNNNNNNNNNNNNNNNNNNNNNNNNNNNNNNNNNNNNNNNNNNNNNNNNNNNNNNNNNNNNNNNNNNNNNNNNNNNNNNNNNNNNNNNNNNNNNNNNNNNNNNNNNNNNNNNNNNNNNNNNNNNNNNNNNNNNNNNNNNNNNNNNNNNNNNNNNNNNNNNNNNNNNNNNNNNNNNNNNNNNNNNNNNNNNNNNNNNNNNNNNNNNNNNNNNNNNNNNNNNNNNNNNNNNNNNNNNNNNNNNNNNNNNNNNNNNNNNNNNNNNNNNNNNNNNNNNNNNNNNNNNNNNNNNNNNNNNNNNNNNNNNNNNNNNNNNNNNNNNNNNNNNNNNNNNNNNNNNNNNNNNNNNNNNNNNNNNNNNNNNNNNNNNNNNNNNNNNNNNNNNNNNNNNNNNNNNNNNNNNNNNNNNNNNNNNNNNNNNNNNNNNNNNNNNNNNNNNNNNNNNNNNNNNNNNNNNNNNNNNNNNNNNNNNNNNNNNNNNNNNNNNNNNNNNNNNNNNNNNNNNNNNNNNNNNNNNNNNNNNNNNNNNNNNNNNNNNNNNNNNNNNNNNNNNNNNNNNNNNNNNNNNNNNNNNNNNNNNNNNNNNNNNNNNNNNNNNNNNNNNNNNNNNNNNNNNNNNNNNNNNNNNNNNNNNNNNNNNNNNNNNNNNNNNNNNNNNNNNNNNNNNNNNNNNNNNNNNNNNNNNNNNNNNNNNNNNNNNNNNNNNNNNNNNNNNNNNNNNNNNNNNNNNNNNNNNNNNNNNNNNNNNNNNNNNNNNNNNNNNNNNNNNNNNNNNNNNNNNNNNNNNNNNNNNNNNNNNNNNNNNNNNNNNNNNNNNNNNNNNNNNNNNNNNNNNNNNNNNNNNNNNNNNNNNNNNNNNNNNNNNNNNNNNNNNNNNNNNNNNNNNNNNNNNNNNNNNNNNNNNNNNNNNNNNNNNNNNNNNNNNNNNNNNNNNNNNNNNNNNNNNNNNNNNNNNNNNNNNNNNNNNNNNNNNNNNNNNNNNNNNNNNNNNNNNNNNNNNNNNNNNNNNNNNNNNNNNNNNNNNNNNNNNNNNNNNNNNNNNNNNNNNNNNNNNNNNNNNNNNNNNNNNNNNNNNNNNNNNNNNNNNNNNNNNNNNNNNNNNNNNNNNNNNNNNNNNNNNNNNNNNNNNNNNNNNNNNNNNNNNNNNNNNNNNNNNNNNNNNNNNNNNNNNNNNNNNNNNNNNNNNNNNNNNNNNNNNNNNNNNNNNNNNNNNNNNNNNNNNNNNNNNNNNNNNNNNNNNNNNNNNNNNNNNNNNNNNNNNNNNNNNNNNNNNNNNNNNNNNNNNNNNNNNNNNNNNNNNNNNNNNNNNNNNNNNNNNNNNNNNNNNNNNNNNNNNNNNNNNNNNNNNNNNNNNNNNNNNNNNNNNNNNNNNNNNNNNNNNNNNNNNNNNNNN
This sequence is a window from Coffea eugenioides isolate CCC68of chromosome 7, Ceug_1.0, whole genome shotgun sequence. Protein-coding genes within it:
- the LOC113777276 gene encoding uncharacterized protein LOC113777276; the protein is MVNIFEALRYSEERQVIFAVFQFEGVTQSWWNIIRPKWERERVRWTWMNFTREFNEKFVTQIIQQRRENEFIRLQQGMMSVADYEPQFTKLSKFAPELVVIEQKRKRRFIQRLNLEIQEALAVAQINTFGEALKRAQRVDSAKS